A window of the Lactuca sativa cultivar Salinas chromosome 5, Lsat_Salinas_v11, whole genome shotgun sequence genome harbors these coding sequences:
- the LOC111886581 gene encoding uncharacterized protein LOC111886581 — MAEDAVPKTFRALVESAERKFAKVRDAPSYGRGPNHYFPKVFKAYMKLWDYQQKNRSKLVESGLQRWEIGEIASRIGQLYFVQYMRTSEARFLLESYIFYEAILNRGYFEGSSFKALKDRGLRFKELRFYARFLLVSLILNRWEMVKLLLDRFKALVEDSKAQFPDTTFKEWKVVMQEMVRFMKVDSAFSNTRPLRYCAIFDSYPSSLPYVARFHAKKVLKLRDALLMSYHRNEVKFAELTTDTFRMLQCLEWEPSGSFYQKQTVEFHDNGTSTDQSATSGLIDINLVADMTDPSLPPNPKKAVLYRPSATQLLAVLAAICDELPPESVMLIYIAASGDSGQTTVPHKQISGSVRTSVKLNTVHERSNYFMPETHVNGKGSSSHPSESSIWLGPTRNAGSNNLFPADLIPFTRRPAFFIIDSDNSHSFKVLHGAERGEPAALLLSPLRPTFKSQSESSADITQNGSQFTLFLTAPLRACWQIFGLTFSDDDADLMEDAESIVSGAFAEWETILCTTTTLDLVWAQVLSEPLLRRIILRFIFCRSVLTCFRRREENDHYVPVCLPELPDSVSPNSGIVQSAVKKLAEHLKVSHCFRFDGL, encoded by the exons ATGGCAGAAGACGCCGTTCCGAAAACCTTCAGGGCATTAGTGGAAAGCGCTGAGAGAAAGTTCGCCAAGGTCCGCGACGCTCCGTCGTATGGACGTGGTCCCAACCACTACTTCCCCAAGGTATTCAAGGCTTACATGAAGCTATGGGATTACCAGCAAAAAAACCGATCGAAACTCGTTGAATCGGGACTTCAGCGATGGGAAATCGGCGAGATCGCCTCTCGAATTGGTCAGCTTTACTTCGTGCAGTACATGAGGACGAGCGAGGCACGATTCTTGCTGGAATCGTACATTTTCTACGAGGCTATATTGAACCGAGGGTACTTTGAAGGCTCGAGTTTCAAGGCTTTGAAAGATCGAGGGCTTAGGTTTAAGGAATTAAGGTTTTACGCCAGGTTTTTGCTGGTTTCCTTAATTTTGAATCGGTGGGAGATGGTTAAGCTTCTTTTAGACCGGTTTAAGGCGCTTGTGGAGGATAGCAAAGCCCAGTTTCCG GATACCACCTTTAAGGAATGGAAGGTGGTGATGCAAGAAATGGTGCGATTTATGAAAGTTGATTCAGCCTTTTCAAATACTAGGCCTTTGCGATATTGTGCTATCTTCGATTCTTACCCGAGTTCACTTCCATATGTCGCACGTTTCCATGCAAAAAAAGTTCTAAAGTTGCGAGATGCATTGCTCATGAGCTATCACCGGAATGAG GTTAAGTTTGCAGAACTTACAACTGATACCTTCAGAATGCTGCAGTGTTTGGAATGGGAACCGAGTGGATCCTTTTATCAGAAGCAAACTGTTGAATTTCATGACAATGGAACTTCAACTGATCAATCTGCTACTTCAGGATtaattgatattaatttggtgGCTGATATGACTGATCCATCTTTGCCTCCAAATCCCAAAAAGGCTGTTCTTTATCGCCCTTCTGCAACACAGTTACTAGCT GTATTGGCTGCAATTTGTGATGAGCTCCCTCCAGAAAGTGTTATGCTTATTTACATAGCAGCCTCAG GTGATTCTGGTCAAACTACTGTTCCACATAAGCAAATATCAGGAAGTGTGAGAACATCTGTAAAGTTAAATACTGTTCATGAACGCAGTAACTACTTTATGCCtgaaactcatgttaatgggaaAGGAAGTTCCAGTCATCCCTCTGAAAGTTCTATCTGGTTAGGGCCCACCAGAAATGCAG gTTCTAATAATCTTTTTCCTGCTGATTTAATCCCGTTTACTAGAAGACCTGCTTTTTTCATTATTGATAGTGACAACAGCCATTCATTCAAG GTTTTACATGGTGCAGAAAGGGGAGAACCAGCTGCCTTGCTTCTTTCACCACTGAGACCAACATTCAAGAGTCAATCTGAATCCAGTGCTGACATCACACAAAATGGAAGTCAATTCACCCTCTTCTTGACTGCTCCATTACGCGCATGCTGGCAAATCTTTGGCCTCACTTTTTCTGATGATGATGCG GATTTGATGGAAGATGCTGAAAGTATTGTTTCAGGCGCCTTTGCAGAGTGGGAAACAATACTTTGTACTACAACTACCCTGGATCTAGTGTGGGCCCAAGTTCTCTCTGAACCTTTGTTGCGAAGGATTATTCTCAG ATTTATATTCTGTCGATCTGTTCTTACCTGTTTCCGGCGTCGAGAAGAAAATGACCATTACGTCCCTGTGTGCTTACCAGAGCTTCCTGATTCCGTCTCTCCCAACTCCGGAATCGTCCAATCCGCCGTCAAGAAGCTTGCAGAGCATCTAAAGGTTTCACATTGTTTTCGGTTTGACGGTTTATAG